Below is a genomic region from Prolixibacteraceae bacterium.
GATTCAATTATTGGGGCTGAAGTGATTTTCCGTGTTGTTCCAGGTCAGGATAAAGAGAATAAAGTAGCTGAACTTAAGCTATCTATCCCTGATCATGATTATTTATTTGCAAAGAAAAATGCTGTGTCATTTGAAGAGGCTGTAGATTTAGCTGTGTCTGCTGTTAAGCATCAGTTAGAGCGTGTAAAAGAAAAGTCTCGATTTAAATAGAAA
It encodes:
- the raiA gene encoding ribosome-associated translation inhibitor RaiA, with amino-acid sequence MNVTFQSVQFKADQKLLDFTEKKVAKLDQYLDSIIGAEVIFRVVPGQDKENKVAELKLSIPDHDYLFAKKNAVSFEEAVDLAVSAVKHQLERVKEKSRFK